From Anaerohalosphaera lusitana, one genomic window encodes:
- a CDS encoding carboxypeptidase-like regulatory domain-containing protein: MMSRIWVVCLIAMLVAGGVFGGDTGDGRVVVGGRVVDAAGESVDGVTILVYTREMTRSAEYPEPEIAGQGKTDATGEFDVSVKAGERTYITVVATKAGYALGWANMVAAEPEEVAIVLGEPGVIEGKIVDEGGRPIKGAEVRGMFRFGERAFGEEGMFDALKMKTDEQGRFRFTHIPRRAIAMFYVTAEGKATRYAGGEGYKVGDTDIVIELPAAGAIEGKVVNGDSGEPVAGAVVLGYLTESDYMKGMTISTSTNKSGTDGTFSLNELLPGTYRVQIYNEPGSEVKGFGEPVRVEVGKGETKQGVVLKLSQGGTIVVTVADEDTGTGIKGAMIDLRDKMTWSSQEGALTDKEGVAEMVVEPGEYVIQGVHKAGYGGLAEQLSVTVDEGGRTETAFALKAEQTIQGRVVDASGRGVPYVELVWRRGYEKPKTDAEGRFTIYNEGDGNTGVLFVRDKANNRVGMADIDASTTKVEVMLEDAMAIEGRVVGFDGEGIAGVGVSLRMGSEYGGRSFLGDCKTDERGEYSFKTLVPKHSYTVQASYEGDYGSARIDVADAFESVVRPADIVLGAEEYAGKVINDKKEPIEGALVEIYAVQKSSESIFKSEITLVGSAYTTETGFAKVMTKALDDVDDYYAIIWAEGYSIGYSPMGQYFEGTFNLIELESNPVRFAGRVVDSNGRAVVDADVIMMAPFYEDVKVYNMMNKWFRCKTDNHGKFVFDNLPNKMTCGVGVRAEGYGREFVGFENEKERFEPGTENVEIVIARECSLEGAVVNGATGEGIDGINVYMGRQTGRISPYVMKSYFGGERKVYVGNTLENDQRLCVTDQDGDFTAKNLPAGVYKIYADEATANEKGLSGKKQYIEIDEGSRGVCSIELDPIREIVVRVTDNSGEPVPSVQIKMVPLEEGRSKPEIELQTDESGVVRYKLAPGRFKLIAAKEDHKIDPAEREIEMSGEEGQGFELKAIHRAGIFGRCVDEEGRGVAGVKIMIAESSEPVAVTGSEGDFSFDPKEYTTEKRYAKRYLFAYDESGGRCGMTDLKKEATIKMQPAVEFSGRVVDGNGNAISGAKCGFKISEGGPFSEEPDFCWMVESDANGRFKLNMPWEQRLLVEVKAEGFGECLKSVFSRTKIRRNYMSGGYLFVSDGTNTVEGGEFVLASRDLSVSGMLVNPEAYPFVGVPLRLTGSGQPEDLYCTTDESGKFEFEGVCKGKVNIEYDENEDGENWELLTSTSAGVEGLRLTEKSRLIRGKLDRSAEPVASAELEIEVIEEGTGRAMLQEVRSVTVSPSNGNFLLAKPDENGIYRAKVGPGVCEIKSDWPKTHYAASDKLEVVVGETYRVQLVRKKKNWMDVTVVDQDGYAMKDVNLYSYMFDFSGLRDATPVNGKLGAYVSVYDKNPDKFLVIGIEPKQKLWGCTAIHSVGGLAGEVDVVMQPECTLQVSGRTESGEKVQLHNAFIKYGWGESKEYESLFDFNYPGKVSMNRGERQKDKTLMIRGLAKLPEGFYYNIRIGAWKYGSVQLIVGSEDLRPGEIVQKEVVVRKK; this comes from the coding sequence ATGATGAGCCGTATTTGGGTAGTTTGTTTAATCGCGATGTTGGTGGCTGGTGGGGTTTTTGGGGGTGATACCGGTGATGGTCGGGTGGTTGTCGGTGGCAGGGTGGTCGATGCGGCTGGTGAGTCTGTCGATGGGGTTACAATTCTGGTTTATACGCGGGAGATGACGCGGAGTGCGGAGTATCCGGAGCCGGAGATTGCGGGGCAGGGTAAGACTGACGCGACGGGTGAATTTGATGTTTCGGTCAAGGCGGGAGAGAGGACATATATTACGGTCGTTGCTACCAAGGCGGGTTATGCGCTGGGGTGGGCGAATATGGTGGCTGCTGAGCCGGAAGAAGTCGCAATCGTGCTGGGTGAGCCTGGCGTAATTGAAGGAAAGATTGTGGATGAGGGAGGCAGGCCGATCAAGGGGGCCGAAGTGCGAGGAATGTTCAGATTTGGCGAGCGGGCGTTTGGTGAAGAGGGGATGTTCGATGCTTTGAAGATGAAGACGGATGAGCAGGGGCGATTCAGATTCACTCATATACCCCGGAGGGCGATCGCTATGTTCTATGTGACGGCTGAGGGTAAGGCGACTCGGTATGCGGGCGGTGAGGGCTATAAGGTAGGTGATACGGATATTGTGATAGAGCTACCCGCGGCGGGTGCGATAGAGGGGAAGGTTGTGAACGGTGACAGCGGTGAGCCGGTGGCTGGTGCTGTAGTGCTGGGATATTTGACGGAATCGGATTATATGAAAGGGATGACGATCTCGACGTCAACTAATAAATCCGGGACAGATGGGACATTCAGTCTGAATGAGCTTTTGCCAGGGACTTACAGGGTGCAGATATACAATGAACCTGGTTCGGAGGTGAAGGGATTTGGTGAGCCAGTGCGGGTAGAGGTTGGTAAGGGAGAGACGAAGCAGGGGGTTGTCCTTAAGCTTTCGCAAGGGGGTACCATTGTTGTGACCGTGGCCGATGAGGATACGGGGACAGGGATAAAGGGCGCGATGATCGATCTGCGAGATAAAATGACGTGGAGTTCGCAGGAGGGTGCGCTGACGGATAAAGAAGGTGTTGCTGAGATGGTTGTGGAGCCTGGCGAGTATGTTATCCAGGGCGTTCATAAAGCAGGTTATGGAGGCTTGGCGGAACAGCTTTCGGTTACTGTGGATGAGGGCGGGCGAACCGAGACTGCGTTTGCGTTGAAAGCTGAGCAGACGATACAGGGCAGAGTTGTGGATGCCAGCGGGAGGGGTGTGCCCTATGTTGAGCTGGTATGGCGTAGAGGATATGAGAAGCCAAAGACAGATGCCGAGGGCAGGTTCACTATCTATAATGAGGGTGACGGAAACACTGGTGTATTATTCGTGCGGGATAAGGCGAACAATCGCGTGGGTATGGCTGATATAGATGCTTCGACGACGAAAGTGGAGGTGATGCTAGAGGATGCCATGGCGATAGAAGGAAGGGTCGTCGGGTTTGACGGTGAGGGAATAGCAGGGGTAGGAGTCAGCCTTCGTATGGGCAGTGAGTATGGGGGGCGAAGTTTTCTCGGGGATTGCAAGACAGATGAGCGGGGCGAGTATAGTTTTAAAACACTCGTGCCGAAGCACAGCTATACTGTTCAAGCATCATATGAGGGAGATTACGGGTCGGCCCGGATTGACGTAGCTGATGCATTTGAGTCAGTTGTGCGTCCGGCGGATATAGTTTTGGGCGCGGAGGAGTATGCAGGCAAGGTGATTAATGATAAGAAGGAACCAATCGAGGGGGCGCTGGTGGAAATTTATGCTGTGCAAAAGAGCAGCGAATCAATTTTCAAGTCCGAGATCACACTTGTAGGCTCGGCATATACGACCGAAACAGGTTTTGCAAAAGTTATGACTAAGGCTTTGGATGATGTCGATGATTATTACGCGATCATCTGGGCGGAAGGGTATTCGATTGGATATTCACCTATGGGACAATATTTCGAAGGGACGTTCAATCTAATTGAGTTAGAAAGTAATCCTGTTAGATTTGCTGGTCGAGTTGTAGATTCGAACGGTCGAGCTGTTGTCGATGCGGATGTCATTATGATGGCACCGTTTTATGAAGATGTAAAAGTTTATAATATGATGAACAAGTGGTTCCGTTGTAAGACGGATAACCATGGGAAGTTTGTGTTCGATAATCTTCCGAATAAAATGACGTGCGGAGTAGGTGTCAGAGCTGAAGGATACGGCAGAGAGTTTGTTGGCTTTGAAAATGAGAAGGAACGGTTCGAGCCTGGTACGGAGAATGTGGAAATTGTAATTGCCAGGGAGTGCAGCTTGGAGGGCGCTGTAGTGAATGGTGCGACTGGCGAAGGAATTGACGGTATCAATGTTTATATGGGAAGACAGACCGGGCGTATTTCGCCGTACGTGATGAAGAGCTATTTCGGCGGTGAACGCAAAGTCTATGTGGGTAACACTCTGGAGAATGATCAGCGTTTGTGTGTGACTGATCAAGATGGCGATTTCACAGCTAAAAACCTGCCTGCTGGGGTTTACAAGATATATGCTGATGAGGCGACGGCTAATGAGAAAGGTCTCAGCGGTAAAAAGCAGTATATCGAAATCGACGAAGGAAGTCGCGGGGTATGCAGCATCGAGTTGGACCCGATCCGCGAGATAGTAGTTCGAGTTACTGACAATTCAGGCGAACCTGTTCCTTCGGTTCAGATTAAAATGGTTCCACTGGAGGAGGGCAGGTCCAAGCCGGAGATTGAATTGCAAACGGATGAGTCAGGTGTCGTCAGGTATAAACTTGCCCCCGGCCGGTTTAAATTGATAGCGGCTAAGGAAGATCATAAGATCGACCCTGCTGAACGGGAGATAGAGATGTCCGGCGAAGAGGGACAAGGTTTTGAGCTTAAAGCGATCCATCGGGCGGGGATCTTCGGCAGGTGTGTCGATGAAGAAGGCAGAGGTGTGGCAGGTGTAAAGATCATGATCGCGGAGAGCAGTGAACCTGTGGCAGTGACAGGTTCTGAGGGTGATTTCAGTTTCGATCCCAAGGAATACACCACAGAAAAGCGGTATGCAAAACGCTATCTGTTTGCATACGATGAATCTGGCGGCAGATGCGGAATGACTGATCTGAAAAAAGAAGCAACTATTAAGATGCAGCCGGCTGTGGAATTCAGTGGTCGGGTTGTTGACGGGAATGGTAATGCAATTTCTGGGGCGAAATGCGGTTTTAAAATATCTGAGGGTGGTCCTTTTAGCGAGGAACCCGATTTTTGCTGGATGGTCGAATCGGATGCCAATGGCAGGTTTAAACTGAATATGCCCTGGGAGCAGAGGCTGTTAGTTGAGGTGAAGGCTGAAGGTTTTGGTGAATGTCTTAAGAGTGTTTTCAGTCGGACTAAGATTCGCAGGAATTATATGTCAGGAGGATATTTGTTTGTTTCTGATGGGACGAATACGGTCGAAGGAGGAGAATTCGTTCTTGCAAGCAGAGACTTGTCGGTCAGTGGGATGCTGGTGAATCCCGAGGCGTATCCCTTTGTTGGTGTTCCACTGCGATTGACAGGGTCGGGGCAGCCTGAAGATCTTTATTGTACAACGGACGAAAGCGGCAAATTCGAATTTGAAGGCGTTTGCAAGGGTAAGGTGAATATTGAGTATGATGAAAACGAAGATGGAGAGAACTGGGAACTTCTGACTTCGACATCTGCTGGGGTGGAGGGATTACGTTTGACAGAGAAATCGCGTTTGATTCGCGGTAAGTTGGACAGGTCTGCCGAGCCAGTTGCGAGTGCTGAACTTGAGATCGAAGTGATCGAAGAAGGGACAGGCAGAGCGATGCTGCAAGAGGTTCGTTCTGTTACCGTGAGTCCGAGTAACGGTAACTTTCTCTTAGCGAAGCCTGATGAGAATGGTATCTACCGTGCGAAAGTAGGTCCTGGTGTTTGCGAAATAAAATCTGATTGGCCTAAAACACATTATGCGGCAAGTGATAAACTAGAGGTTGTAGTTGGCGAGACGTATCGCGTTCAACTTGTGCGTAAAAAGAAGAATTGGATGGATGTGACTGTTGTCGATCAGGACGGGTACGCGATGAAGGATGTTAACCTGTATTCATATATGTTTGATTTTTCAGGGTTGCGTGATGCAACCCCGGTAAATGGTAAATTGGGTGCGTACGTGAGCGTCTATGACAAGAACCCGGATAAGTTCCTGGTGATCGGTATCGAGCCGAAGCAAAAACTCTGGGGTTGTACCGCGATACATTCGGTTGGCGGATTGGCCGGAGAAGTTGACGTAGTCATGCAACCGGAATGCACTTTACAAGTCAGCGGGAGGACCGAATCAGGGGAGAAGGTTCAGCTCCATAATGCATTTATCAAGTACGGTTGGGGTGAAAGCAAGGAGTATGAAAGCCTTTTTGATTTTAATTATCCTGGCAAAGTGTCTATGAACAGAGGAGAGCGGCAGAAGGATAAGACGCTGATGATCCGCGGTCTTGCGAAGTTGCCGGAGGGTTTCTATTACAATATCCGGATAGGTGCGTGGAAGTATGGTTCTGTTCAACTGATTGTTGGTTCTGAAGATCTGCGGCCTGGTGAGATTGTGCAGAAGGAAGTTGTTGTGAGGAAGAAGTAG
- a CDS encoding carboxypeptidase-like regulatory domain-containing protein: MQEAEFGGEPIKLVLREGGKLRGRVVDKDGEAVPNAEVKISVKVSETTWIWLGETKTDANGEFAFSAVPVDRYCGVFVYKKPKKDEGEYLFGRVDVTAEVLGAGVVEVADIVLEDGE, from the coding sequence ATGCAGGAAGCCGAATTTGGCGGAGAGCCGATCAAATTGGTGCTCCGCGAAGGAGGCAAATTAAGAGGGCGGGTTGTAGATAAGGATGGCGAAGCTGTGCCGAACGCAGAAGTTAAGATTTCAGTTAAGGTGAGCGAGACAACATGGATTTGGCTGGGCGAGACAAAGACGGATGCAAACGGGGAATTCGCTTTCAGTGCTGTTCCGGTGGATAGATATTGCGGCGTATTTGTTTACAAGAAACCGAAAAAAGATGAGGGTGAATACTTGTTTGGTAGAGTGGATGTGACGGCAGAGGTTCTCGGGGCGGGGGTGGTTGAGGTGGCGGATATTGTTTTGGAGGATGGCGAGTAG
- a CDS encoding family 43 glycosylhydrolase: protein MGRYIRSGFVFGILAGFVFCGVLCGQEVSEKRWYFEPGEVWRDVDGEVIHAHGGGVLFHEGVYYWFGQYLPIESYKAPADAPKEMKERVGGVSCYSSKDLYNWKFEGVVLKREAENEEHDLYYKQVVERPKVVYNPATEKFVMWMHIDSSDYKAARAGVAVSDSVAGPYEYVRSYRPEAGVWPENVEEEEKTDTVLARDFEGGQMSRDMTVFVDGGKAYLLTASEENATLHIHELDEDWTGFSGEWVRAFEGRYMEAPAIFKRGGKYYLIASGCTGWAPNAARSAVADSVMGPWEEMDNPWMGREKDKSWGTQSTFVLDVAGIEGAYIFMADIWNPKDFKDSRYVWLPVGFWKDEPRLKMRDRWSKEQAWGEVSVETMLPMLGDGERWAMVWSDEFDGDEIDESKWEVRGDHRRRDHWWVKEDAYVDGEGLLVLRTKKDGDRYTSGAMWTKGKFEHKQGYWECRAKLPKEEGHWSAFWIHCDGVTSIGDEGRDGTEIDVMEWPWRDGRVQHTLHWDGYGEHHKSMGKVSMNPRVKEGWHRFGIWWKEDEYVFYVNGKETWRTSAGGVSQVPEFAFLSNEIGEWAGDITKAKLPDYFKVDYVRVYEVIED from the coding sequence ATGGGTAGGTATATTCGTTCTGGTTTTGTGTTCGGGATTTTGGCGGGGTTTGTTTTTTGCGGTGTTTTGTGTGGGCAGGAGGTTAGTGAGAAGCGGTGGTATTTTGAGCCGGGGGAGGTTTGGCGGGATGTTGACGGTGAGGTGATACATGCGCACGGGGGCGGGGTGCTGTTTCATGAGGGGGTGTATTACTGGTTCGGGCAGTATCTGCCGATCGAGAGCTACAAGGCGCCGGCGGATGCGCCGAAGGAGATGAAGGAGCGGGTCGGCGGGGTTTCGTGTTATTCGTCGAAGGATCTGTATAACTGGAAGTTCGAGGGGGTTGTGCTCAAGCGTGAGGCGGAGAATGAGGAGCACGATCTGTATTATAAGCAGGTCGTGGAGCGGCCTAAGGTGGTTTATAATCCTGCGACTGAGAAGTTCGTGATGTGGATGCATATCGATTCGAGTGATTACAAGGCTGCGCGGGCGGGGGTTGCGGTGAGTGATTCGGTGGCTGGGCCCTATGAGTATGTGCGGAGCTATCGGCCCGAGGCGGGGGTGTGGCCTGAGAATGTGGAAGAGGAGGAAAAGACGGATACGGTGCTGGCTCGCGATTTTGAGGGCGGGCAGATGAGCCGGGATATGACGGTTTTTGTGGACGGGGGCAAGGCGTATCTGCTGACGGCGAGCGAGGAAAACGCTACGCTGCACATTCATGAGCTTGACGAGGACTGGACGGGATTCAGCGGTGAGTGGGTGCGTGCGTTCGAGGGGCGGTATATGGAGGCGCCGGCGATATTCAAGCGGGGCGGGAAGTATTATCTGATCGCGTCGGGGTGTACGGGCTGGGCGCCGAATGCGGCGCGGAGTGCGGTTGCGGATTCTGTGATGGGTCCGTGGGAGGAGATGGACAATCCGTGGATGGGGCGCGAGAAGGACAAGTCGTGGGGGACTCAGAGTACGTTCGTGCTGGATGTTGCGGGGATCGAGGGGGCGTACATTTTCATGGCGGATATATGGAACCCGAAGGATTTTAAGGATTCGCGGTATGTGTGGCTGCCGGTGGGGTTCTGGAAGGACGAGCCGAGGCTGAAGATGCGGGACAGGTGGAGCAAGGAGCAGGCGTGGGGCGAGGTGAGTGTGGAGACGATGCTGCCGATGCTGGGGGACGGTGAGCGTTGGGCGATGGTGTGGAGCGACGAGTTTGACGGTGATGAGATCGACGAGAGCAAGTGGGAGGTGCGGGGTGACCATAGACGGCGGGATCACTGGTGGGTGAAGGAGGATGCGTATGTAGACGGCGAGGGGTTGCTGGTGCTGCGGACGAAGAAGGATGGTGATCGGTATACTTCCGGGGCGATGTGGACGAAGGGCAAGTTCGAGCATAAGCAGGGGTACTGGGAATGCAGGGCGAAGCTGCCGAAGGAGGAAGGGCACTGGAGTGCGTTCTGGATACACTGCGACGGGGTGACCTCGATCGGCGACGAGGGCAGGGACGGAACGGAGATCGACGTGATGGAGTGGCCGTGGCGGGACGGCAGGGTGCAGCATACGCTGCACTGGGACGGGTACGGTGAGCATCATAAGAGCATGGGGAAGGTTTCGATGAATCCGCGGGTGAAGGAGGGTTGGCACCGGTTCGGGATCTGGTGGAAGGAGGATGAATACGTGTTCTATGTGAACGGCAAGGAGACGTGGCGGACGAGTGCGGGCGGAGTTTCGCAGGTGCCTGAATTTGCTTTTTTGAGCAATGAGATCGGGGAATGGGCGGGTGATATCACTAAGGCGAAGCTGCCGGACTATTTCAAGGTGGATTATGTGCGTGTTTACGAGGTGATCGAGGATTGA
- a CDS encoding PAS domain S-box protein yields the protein MKDDMNSGENEMVKGLQSVFEGLKGSGDGGRYMAQVLSQVPGGISISDMDGKIVFVNSVFARMFGYTPDEMVGKDVSIYAEHESTPGKAEALRREVKVQGEFKGEIYPKRRDGEQFTALAHMVQLKSPGGEPVGILCSVCEITDYKKTQEALCECESWSRVLVDTVPLGIQELDRDHKIVYCNAPYAQMLQYPREDVIGRKACDFASDEAEQARIEQCLNDIFEKEPAPAIWEGKNKTRQGDIIDLKINWNYRRDNDGKVVGLLAVVEDVTAKRRRKEMEQEWRVKLEGFHERMRRLTPREKEVMYLVAEGKPNKVVAMELDVSPRTVEIHRKRVMDKMEAGSLAELVRYLTKDEDLNQG from the coding sequence ATGAAGGATGACATGAATAGCGGAGAGAATGAAATGGTAAAGGGCCTTCAGTCCGTATTTGAAGGGCTAAAGGGTTCCGGTGACGGCGGGCGGTACATGGCCCAGGTGTTGTCACAGGTTCCCGGCGGGATCTCTATCTCAGACATGGACGGTAAGATCGTGTTTGTGAACAGTGTTTTTGCTCGCATGTTCGGTTACACGCCTGATGAGATGGTGGGTAAGGATGTGTCGATATATGCTGAGCACGAGAGTACGCCGGGAAAGGCGGAAGCGTTGCGCCGTGAAGTAAAGGTGCAGGGCGAGTTCAAGGGTGAGATCTACCCGAAACGCCGTGACGGTGAGCAGTTTACTGCGCTTGCGCATATGGTGCAGCTTAAGTCGCCTGGCGGAGAGCCTGTCGGTATTCTTTGTTCGGTGTGTGAGATAACTGATTATAAGAAGACTCAGGAAGCGTTGTGTGAGTGTGAGTCGTGGAGCCGGGTTCTGGTCGATACGGTGCCGCTTGGCATTCAGGAGCTTGACCGGGATCACAAGATCGTGTACTGCAATGCGCCGTATGCTCAGATGCTGCAGTATCCGCGTGAGGACGTTATAGGCAGGAAGGCCTGCGATTTTGCTTCTGATGAAGCTGAGCAGGCAAGGATAGAGCAGTGCCTTAACGATATATTTGAGAAGGAGCCCGCTCCGGCGATCTGGGAAGGCAAGAATAAGACCCGGCAAGGGGATATCATAGACCTGAAGATCAACTGGAACTATCGTCGGGACAATGACGGTAAGGTCGTTGGGTTGCTGGCGGTGGTTGAGGATGTGACGGCCAAGCGAAGGCGCAAGGAGATGGAACAGGAATGGCGCGTCAAGCTTGAGGGATTCCACGAACGCATGAGACGACTGACGCCGCGTGAGAAGGAAGTGATGTACCTGGTGGCTGAGGGTAAGCCCAACAAGGTCGTGGCGATGGAGCTCGATGTGAGCCCGCGAACAGTTGAAATACACCGCAAGCGGGTAATGGACAAGATGGAGGCCGGTTCGCTGGCCGAGCTTGTGCGGTATCTGACCAAGGACGAGGACCTGAACCAGGGCTGA
- a CDS encoding chemotaxis protein CheW has protein sequence MAERVAKKEGGESRALLEREGKYLTFVLANEEFGLEILKVREIIGYIDVTSVPQTPGYVLGVINLRGQVIPVVDLRAKFGMELAERTQETCIIVVEFEQGGRQISTGIVVDRVSEVLDIAGENIEETPQFGSSVGTDYILGIGKIGDTVKILLDIDKVLCNSDVAGMFEG, from the coding sequence ATGGCTGAGAGAGTTGCAAAAAAAGAAGGCGGCGAGTCAAGGGCGCTTCTCGAGCGAGAGGGCAAGTATCTGACATTTGTGCTTGCGAATGAGGAATTCGGTCTTGAGATCCTTAAGGTTCGGGAGATCATCGGTTACATCGATGTGACGAGTGTGCCGCAGACGCCTGGGTACGTACTTGGGGTTATCAATCTTCGCGGTCAGGTTATTCCTGTAGTGGATCTTCGGGCCAAGTTCGGAATGGAGCTTGCGGAGAGAACGCAGGAGACCTGTATTATCGTGGTCGAGTTCGAGCAGGGCGGTCGCCAGATCAGCACGGGTATCGTGGTTGATCGTGTTTCGGAAGTGCTTGATATTGCGGGCGAGAATATCGAAGAGACGCCTCAGTTTGGTTCTTCGGTCGGCACGGACTATATTCTGGGGATCGGCAAGATCGGCGATACTGTGAAGATCCTGCTCGATATCGATAAGGTGCTGTGCAATTCGGATGTCGCAGGGATGTTCGAAGGCTAG
- a CDS encoding methyl-accepting chemotaxis protein, which yields MFKNMKLGMKIGVGFGIVVLIAAVIGVTGVLGFGKTEKMVALGDEATVMLNSLYKCGMERRAFQQQGFEKYEGSEETAVDRWEKDFEVFTASMNNLKDAEGLSKKEDELVEASLPLAKDYRETFEDQQAARKMCDDSFAEWSRVGWAVTESISEVVSDVIGPERKDAREKDNLEKLEKWAVIGTTLDQEFVQNFILLRVTGVYLAMTKTDSSYENYSKQLAKVEAGLEDWKKIAAGESKLDSTVSDLEKFVADYKAAGQNFYQGVLAERKAGGEMAAVASKILNNINEFEKDLDARSDAAIARTNVIMIVMVVAGVICGTLLAFVIARGIVKPVNRIIAGLREGSEQVASASGQVSAASQSLAEGATEQAAGLEETSSSLEEMSSMTKQNADNAQQASMLAGEARTSADRGNEAMGKMNSAIEDIQKSSDETAKIIKVIDEIAFQTNLLALNAAVEAARAGEAGKGFAVVAEEVRNLAMRSAEAAKDTSSMIEESVKNSKHGVEIAGEVAEALGEIVERVSKTTDLVSEIAAASQEQSQGIDQVNTAVTQMDKVTQQNAANAEESASASEELSAQAEQMNMVVSELVELVGGKNAHGNVTVSRSANKASRPARKLDSSDQAFHQIAKGKEVPQDKLEAEKSIPFGSDDDFDSFNS from the coding sequence ATGTTTAAGAACATGAAATTGGGAATGAAGATCGGTGTAGGTTTTGGGATCGTTGTGCTGATCGCAGCGGTGATCGGCGTGACTGGTGTGCTTGGATTCGGCAAGACCGAGAAGATGGTTGCGCTTGGAGATGAGGCAACGGTGATGCTGAATTCGCTGTATAAGTGCGGCATGGAAAGAAGGGCATTTCAGCAACAGGGGTTCGAGAAGTATGAAGGCAGTGAAGAGACAGCGGTGGATCGATGGGAAAAAGATTTTGAAGTCTTCACGGCAAGTATGAACAACCTCAAAGATGCTGAGGGCCTTAGCAAGAAAGAGGATGAGCTGGTGGAGGCATCTTTGCCGTTGGCGAAGGATTACCGTGAGACATTTGAGGATCAGCAGGCTGCGCGCAAGATGTGTGATGACTCCTTTGCGGAGTGGTCTCGTGTGGGCTGGGCAGTTACCGAATCGATAAGTGAAGTTGTTAGCGATGTGATAGGTCCTGAGAGAAAAGATGCGCGTGAAAAGGATAATCTCGAGAAGCTCGAGAAATGGGCGGTCATTGGAACAACGCTGGATCAGGAGTTCGTTCAGAACTTTATATTGCTGAGAGTTACGGGTGTATACCTTGCAATGACCAAGACCGATTCGTCGTATGAGAATTACAGCAAACAGCTTGCCAAGGTTGAGGCGGGCCTTGAAGATTGGAAGAAGATTGCGGCTGGAGAATCGAAGCTCGATTCAACTGTAAGTGATCTGGAAAAATTCGTTGCCGACTATAAAGCTGCCGGGCAGAATTTCTACCAGGGAGTGCTTGCTGAGCGTAAGGCGGGCGGTGAGATGGCCGCTGTGGCGAGCAAGATACTGAATAACATCAATGAGTTTGAGAAAGATCTGGATGCACGCTCAGATGCTGCGATCGCAAGGACGAATGTTATTATGATCGTGATGGTTGTTGCTGGTGTTATTTGCGGTACTCTGCTTGCGTTTGTTATAGCACGCGGTATTGTCAAGCCCGTCAACAGGATCATCGCCGGTCTGCGTGAAGGCAGTGAGCAGGTTGCGAGTGCTTCGGGTCAGGTATCGGCTGCGTCTCAGTCACTGGCCGAGGGTGCCACGGAACAGGCTGCGGGTCTCGAGGAGACTTCGTCTAGCCTGGAAGAGATGAGCAGTATGACCAAGCAGAACGCGGACAATGCACAGCAGGCAAGTATGCTGGCGGGTGAGGCACGGACAAGTGCCGATCGCGGTAATGAGGCGATGGGCAAGATGAATTCTGCTATCGAGGACATTCAAAAGTCTTCGGATGAGACCGCGAAGATCATCAAGGTTATCGATGAGATCGCGTTCCAGACGAATCTGCTGGCGCTGAACGCAGCGGTTGAAGCAGCGAGGGCCGGTGAAGCGGGCAAGGGATTTGCCGTTGTAGCTGAAGAGGTTCGTAATCTCGCGATGCGTTCGGCTGAGGCAGCGAAGGATACTTCTTCGATGATCGAGGAATCGGTCAAGAACAGCAAGCATGGTGTGGAGATCGCAGGTGAAGTGGCGGAAGCTCTGGGTGAGATCGTAGAGCGTGTGAGCAAGACGACGGACCTTGTTTCTGAGATCGCAGCGGCGAGTCAGGAGCAGTCGCAGGGGATCGACCAGGTCAATACGGCTGTGACACAGATGGATAAGGTGACACAGCAGAACGCAGCCAACGCCGAGGAAAGTGCCAGTGCCTCTGAAGAGCTCAGTGCACAGGCGGAACAGATGAACATGGTGGTTTCGGAACTTGTTGAGCTGGTTGGCGGTAAGAATGCTCACGGCAATGTGACAGTTAGCAGATCTGCAAACAAGGCCAGCAGGCCAGCTCGTAAGCTTGACAGCAGTGACCAGGCGTTTCATCAGATAGCTAAGGGCAAGGAAGTCCCACAGGATAAGTTGGAAGCTGAGAAGAGCATACCATTCGGCAGTGATGACGATTTTGATTCGTTCAACAGCTAA